TGCATTGTGGTGGATATTACCTGATCAATGCTCACAGTTTGTTTCTCATAAACTCTGTGACTTAGGTGGcactttgaaattttattctttcttaCGTCTTGCTCTCATTCAGCTCTTTTATGTAAGTATGAAACATACTATTTTTAAAGTGCACATTGACTGTAAAAGTACTTTGTTACATTGCTCTCCAAGTTGATTTTGTTTGCCTTTATAACACGCATGGAATTTCAGTATTATAGTATTTAAAGAATCTATTGATTATCCTGAACTAATATAACTTTGACAAGTCTTGCCTTGAATCAGAGTCTCATCAATAAGTTGCTCCAAATGCTTTGTTATGAGTTAAATGAACTCATTGATTTAGAAAAACATGGAAGGTCTactagaaatttgaaatctcaaaaGTCCATGTTTGGATTTTGGAATGCTTGTtgcataatttttcattttgatgaAATGCATTTTAGATACGTTTCTGTATCTAGTTTGCACAAGAAAAAACTCTGAATTTGAATGTATTTCCAATTAATATTTTGTGATTGTCCTTTTTTGTTCCCTGCAGGTGCTTTGGTTTTACCCATTATACGTGTTTAGCATAGTTCTTAGTACAATTTGgtaatcttttctttttaatcttctTTCCTGCATCTTTATTTTAATGTTGTATCTGTTGGGCAGTTCTTCATTGTTCATGTTTGCTGTCAAGTTAATTCATATTTGTATATGTCTTCTATACTAAGTAATGGAATTTCTTCAAGCAGGTAAAATTAGCAAAGTAATTTTAAGAGGACTAGATATCAAAAGAACACCGagaagtaaaaatattatagcCCTCCAGTCCCATTTTACATGCATCTAAACAATCCTTcccaaataaatattataaactgCTTTTTCTATCCAAAATAAATTCTGGGCTAAAATTCTTGTTAGAAATTAGAGTTTGACTCCCAACATTGgtgttaaatacatttttagaaTGTATGAAACTATCCAGTATTATCTTGATCATATCTTAGGATATCCTAgattatccttctttttttatatcggtaaatgttagtttgttaattttgtcaGAAATGTCAGTTGGGGGGATTTGAACCCGCTACCTTTCCCTTCTCCCTTCCCCAACCACTGGACTAACCTTATATCTTTAtggttaactttttaatttcctcATTATCTCTTAGGTTTGGTTACCATCTATCCTAATATCtcataatttgttttcttatttagtTAGGGTTATGATTAGTATAAATAAGGGTTCGTGCTTTAGCTTTTATCAGGATATACTGTCACATTATAGTCAATGTAATACTCATTATTCTAAGTCTCTTTTCTGTCAATTTCCTCCCTCAATACCTAAAGTTCCATAATTTCAACATGGTATCGGAATGGTACCATCCTTTGTGACTTGTCCCATCACTGCCAAAATGGATAACTTTCTGTAGTCATGGAAGAagggtttcaactttcaaatcctATTATGTTTCTGAAGCAACAAAATGGGTGAGAAAATtgtaaccccccccccccccccccaaccaaaaaaaaaaaaactaaacagcATTGTTTCAGGGCTAAAAGTGGGGTTTTGACTCCTATATCATGATAGCGCCTCTAtagcatgcaaaaaaaaaaaaaaatgctattttGGCTGCTATGGCCACTATAGAAAACCTCTGCTATATGAATCCCATAGCAGCCCTGGGCATTCTCTCAATTTCCTCCCTCAATACCTAAAACCACTTAATTTCAACATGCATCGATAATGCCTAATAGTGTTTGGCTCTGAAGGAAAATGCTTCAGTCGAATATCATTTTCCCATTACAATAACAAGTGCAGTATTCTCAAATTTAGATTTCCATATCCAATAAACTATTACGTAAAGTGGACATGAACTAGTATGTTGTTTCACTTGTCGTCTAAATGAGAATTTGATGGAAATAAGGATCCTAAGTTAAGGCCCTACGTGTTTATTCCTCCAGGTCCAAACCAAATTAGCAAGAATTCTGAAAGTGTGCGAGGGATCTGGTTAGTTGGAAGAAAAAGCTATGGGTACAATACCACTAGCCGCTCTACTACCAGTTCTACTCTTGTTGTTGCAGTATATGGTTTCCCTCCCTCATAGTACATGCTGTCTCACTGGCAAGACTAGTAGACTTAGTAGCTAAGATGCTGGGTGAGGGACAGATATGAGGCACTCAAGTATCAAATACAGCATATCATGGACAGATATGAGGAACAGTATTGATACTAATAGGATGGAAGTCACCGTCAGCGACTGAGATTATGTCAAACTTTACTCACATAAGCAGATTTCAGTGGCAAAAAGGATCAGTCCTAAATTGTCAGTCTATGACAAGCTTGACGCAGTCTTGGGTTCTAATCATACCAATGTCCTAGGAAAGACTGACTGAATGGTTGATCCTTTGGAAATCTAAATCAGTAGAAGAGGTCACTTGGGAAGAGGAGACCAGCATCAGAGGTCAATTCCCCAAACTCTGCCCTGAGGATAAGACATCTTTTGAACTGAAGATCCAAAAGCTAAGGCCCTATATTTTATACTGTAGGTGAAAACCAAATTAGAAAGAGTTCTGAAATTGTGAGTTTGGGGGTGAATTTGATAGTTAGTTTAGAGGAAAGAGGAAGGCTATGAGGTTTCTCCATAGGTGGAAGCTCTtgctcttattttttatatttgctttTCCTGTTTCTTGCTGAATATACTAGTCTGCCTTTGAAAGATAGGATTTGTTCCTATAAGAATTGCTAACAGAATGTTTTTAGGTACAATGACATTGCCAGATATGGGTATGCTGCAATGGGAAGATCTAAGTTTACTGTAGAGAAAGGCTCAAGCCAAAACAACTCACCAACTGTGCAAAATGCTCATCATGTAAAAGGACCATCTGGCTTGGGAGGGTAAAGTTCTAATTAGTagttacttcattttttttctcattttctaatTGCTATTAATTCTTACTGGGTAAATATTGCTAAAAGGTTCAACTACTGTGTTTGCTTAACTCAGGGTCATGATTGGAATAGGACAGCAGGTGTACTCAATACTCCTtttgagtgttttttttcttgaggTAATAAAATCATTATAGTTTCAGTTTCCAAATTGATATGGTATTATATACATGCCTTGATATGCAGTGAAATCGATTTTCCATCGTTTTATCCTTACACAAGCAATTTCTGATGTTATATGCAGGTCTATGCAACAGGATTCATACCATACATAGGGAAGCTGCTCAACTTTTTACTCCTTTCCTGGATGTATGCATATTACTGCTTCGAGTATGTGGTCCATAACTTCATGTATGCTTTTTATTTGATGTCTTTAACAGTTGTTAAATGCTTGTTCAAAAATATGCTTTTTTATTAGGTACAAATGGAATTTCAATGAAGTGGCTCTTGACAGAAGGCTGGATTACTTTGAATCTTACTGGCCATTTTTTGCTGGTTTtggtaagttatttttattaacttatttactggaactttattaaatgtttaGCTACTAGAGAATTTTATATGTTTAGATCTTTTggcttttttattctttttattggtTACGAGATCAAAACAACGTATAATATTAACCTTAGGAGGAAGAGCAGTTCCTTTTTTTGGTAAATCAATAAGCAGTCTCTGTAACACTTGCAAGAGACAAAAAAAGTTATGGGATTTTAGTGGAAGGATAACCAAGGGAATATGGATGAGGATTGGGGAATTTCAACATTGTGAAGTGTGAAGTTATTAAGCAGAATGCCATATAATTCATATGTGAAATTGACTCCTTGGCTGATGAAGTTTAGAATTCATTCTAAGTTCTCTCTTTTTGAAGAATATTGAACATTGAACAAaatttgtatattatatttatatataactagGGGGAAAAGGCACTCCATGCgtgcctttttaaattttttgaaaaataaaaataatattgggTGGTTTGTAGGATGTGAGTGGGGTGTGGGTTGAAGAGAGTACTTatagagataaaaaagaaatttgaaaagGTAATTTTAGGgacaaaatggaaaaagaaatgtGTACACCAAAACATCATATTccctttattattagtatagatATATAATACTGTATCCTCTGATTCACTTCATGTTTGAGATCAATATGTAACTTATGTCCTTACACAGGGAGCCCTTGTGTTCTGGCCATATTCTTTTTCTCTCCCCTTGTGAGTTATGGGATTATGGCTATACTTTTTCCACTGGTATGGGTGACCATGTTTATTTCCCTTGTATTTCTTTCTTCCTCCtgcattgaatttatttttgtgtttttttaacgCTTTTTTGCATTTCCTTTTGTTATtcgaaattaaaatatcatgttaACTTTTTCATGAATCAATAATTAGTAACATACATTTTATATTTCAGTTTGTTCTAACTGCAACTGGGTCAGAGTCCGAGCAAGAAATATCCTTTGAAAAACACAAATGGAGAGTTGCAGGAGTGGGAAGACTACCAATATTTTATGTTGCAGACAAAGTGTCGTAAGTTCTTCATTGCTTATCCCTTTTCTCTAGACATTGCATTACTAAACTTAACTACTTGGCAAGTGGCCCAAAAACACTCGTGTGGTGATTAATGCCTAATGACGTTATATGATGTGTGAAGTCACTATTTGCTCTTCTAAGAGCTAGTTGTTTCAAGAATGATGCCAAATGCATTTTTCTGTGTTAATTAGACAAGTTTTAGGTTGTCAAATCCTTGTTAGTTAAACTTACCATGCATTTCCTTCAGTGTCCTCTTTGTTGCTGCCTCTATATATACATTGACCTCTCaagttgaaaatatatattaaagttgTTATATGTTGTTCTCTGTTTAATAGAAATCTTCACCAATGTGCTGTGCTATAAATGAAAATTGCTCATGGAACtctattaaaattgttattattattatttggctACGAGAA
Above is a window of Glycine soja cultivar W05 chromosome 12, ASM419377v2, whole genome shotgun sequence DNA encoding:
- the LOC114378097 gene encoding protein EI24 homolog isoform X5; this encodes MNAKVKVKVGGFLWLEGLVEACCLHRVVILCMRSNKLLMRTGQCFLLNGFIFLGRYNDIARYGYAAMGRSKFTVEKGSSQNNSPTVQNAHHVKGPSGLGGVMIGIGQQVYSILLLSVFFLEVYATGFIPYIGKLLNFLLLSWMYAYYCFEYKWNFNEVALDRRLDYFESYWPFFAGFGSPCVLAIFFFSPLVSYGIMAILFPLFVLTATGSESEQEISFEKHKWRVAGVGRLPIFYVADKVSMWMLSLLPLEKGDQVHDRKAQ
- the LOC114378097 gene encoding protein EI24 homolog isoform X3 codes for the protein MNAKVKVKVGGFLWLEGLVEACCLHRVVILCMRSNKLLMRTGQCFLLNGFIFLGSIFVLNSVVIPALWWILPDQCSQFVSHKLCDLGGTLKFYSFLRLALIQLFYVLWFYPLYVFSIVLSTIWYNDIARYGYAAMGRSKFTVEKGSSQNNSPTVQNAHHVKGPSGLGGVMIGIGQQVYSILLLSVFFLEVYATGFIPYIGKLLNFLLLSWMYAYYCFEYKWNFNEVALDRRLDYFESYWPFFAGFGSPCVLAIFFFSPLVSYGIMAILFPLFVLTATGSESEQEISFEKHKWRVAGVGRLPIFYVADKVS
- the LOC114378097 gene encoding protein EI24 homolog isoform X2 produces the protein MNAKVKVKVGGFLWLEGLVEACCLHRVVILCMRSNKLLMRTGQCFLLNGFIFLGSIFVLNSVVIPALWWILPDQCSQFVSHKLCDLGGTLKFYSFLRLALIQLFYVLWFYPLYVFSIVLSTIWYNDIARYGYAAMGRSKFTVEKGSSQNNSPTVQNAHHVKGPSGLGGVMIGIGQQVYSILLLSVFFLEVYATGFIPYIGKLLNFLLLSWMYKWNFNEVALDRRLDYFESYWPFFAGFGSPCVLAIFFFSPLVSYGIMAILFPLFVLTATGSESEQEISFEKHKWRVAGVGRLPIFYVADKVSMWMLSLLPLEKGDQVHDRKAQ
- the LOC114378097 gene encoding protein EI24 homolog isoform X1 produces the protein MNAKVKVKVGGFLWLEGLVEACCLHRVVILCMRSNKLLMRTGQCFLLNGFIFLGSIFVLNSVVIPALWWILPDQCSQFVSHKLCDLGGTLKFYSFLRLALIQLFYVLWFYPLYVFSIVLSTIWYNDIARYGYAAMGRSKFTVEKGSSQNNSPTVQNAHHVKGPSGLGGVMIGIGQQVYSILLLSVFFLEVYATGFIPYIGKLLNFLLLSWMYAYYCFEYKWNFNEVALDRRLDYFESYWPFFAGFGSPCVLAIFFFSPLVSYGIMAILFPLFVLTATGSESEQEISFEKHKWRVAGVGRLPIFYVADKVSMWMLSLLPLEKGDQVHDRKAQ
- the LOC114378097 gene encoding protein EI24 homolog isoform X4, which gives rise to MVGRFSRGVLPSSRCYSVYEVQQAIDAHWSVFPLEWFHLLRKVLWFYPLYVFSIVLSTIWYNDIARYGYAAMGRSKFTVEKGSSQNNSPTVQNAHHVKGPSGLGGVMIGIGQQVYSILLLSVFFLEVYATGFIPYIGKLLNFLLLSWMYAYYCFEYKWNFNEVALDRRLDYFESYWPFFAGFGSPCVLAIFFFSPLVSYGIMAILFPLFVLTATGSESEQEISFEKHKWRVAGVGRLPIFYVADKVSMWMLSLLPLEKGDQVHDRKAQ
- the LOC114378097 gene encoding protein EI24 homolog isoform X6 — protein: MNAKVKVKVGGFLWLEGLVEACCLHRVVILCMRSNKLLMRTGQCFLLNGFIFLGRYGYAAMGRSKFTVEKGSSQNNSPTVQNAHHVKGPSGLGGVMIGIGQQVYSILLLSVFFLEVYATGFIPYIGKLLNFLLLSWMYAYYCFEYKWNFNEVALDRRLDYFESYWPFFAGFGSPCVLAIFFFSPLVSYGIMAILFPLFVLTATGSESEQEISFEKHKWRVAGVGRLPIFYVADKVSMWMLSLLPLEKGDQVHDRKAQ